The region CAAATACTTATATGACTCAGCATCGCCAAAAGTGGTGTGCTTTTCCCTCCCAGGCTCCCCCCAATGTTAAACCCGGGTTATGGCGAACTGGTGTTGATTCCGTGTTGCCAAACCACCAGCTACAAACGCGATTAGTGCTGCTGTTTCCGCATCCTCTCCTCGATCTGTACTTTCAGACCTGGGACCATCTCTTCCATAAGAATCAGCACCTCATCGAGTGATCGCTGATTCTCACTCTGAATAGCGTTGGCTTTCCTGAGGTTGTTCATGAACTTGATAACCGCCTCAGAGAATACAAGCCCGTGGCGGTAAAATTCGAGGCTGTCCTCAAGTCTGGCCACGATTTCCTGATCAAGTTCACGGTCGTTTTCATACGCCGCATCCAACAACTCTTGGTACATTTCATCCGAGAAGCTGATGGTGACGTTGTTTCTTCCTGGTTGATCGTCGTGTTGCATTTTCTCTGCCCTCGTTCTGTTCTTGTATCGGGTTCGCAATGCCTCCCCATTCAAACATACCCCATCATGTCATCGACTTTTGTGGCGACGATATACCGAGCAGGGTTCTCATCCACTGCCAATGCTTGAAAGTGAGACCTGCCGCAGGTGATCTTGGCATTTTCCTTGTCGCGCAGTTCATCCGCGAAAAGGCCGCCTTTGGTCTCCACGACGAAGTAGATGCGTTCCTCCCCGTCTTTCTCCACCAATACCGCCCAGTCCGGGTTGTAGGTTCCCAGCGGAGTGGGAACCTTGAACCATCCTGGCAGCTTGGCGTACACCCGCACCGCCTCATTCTTTTCCAATTGCTCGGCGAAAGAACGCTCCACGCCTGCCGAATCATACACCACATGCTCGTAAACCGATTTTTGGGTGTCCTGGAGCAGCTCCTTCAGGTATCCGGTCAGCTCCTCCTGCTCGAAGAGTTCCTGGGCATAGTAGTGGTCATCGCCGATGCGCTGGTACCGAATACCATCCACCAGCGCAAGACGCTTGGCGCGGTTGATGCTTTCGGAAGCCAGTTCAATGAACTGCTGGGGGTTGCGCCGAAAATCCTCCAGGCGTTCACTGCGGGTCAGGATACGGACGATGCTTCCCCGCGTGAGTCGGGTCTGGTCCTGCAACACCGTCAGCAGGTCGGGCAACTCGATATCGTGTTCTTCGATGACGACAGGAGCCGATTGCGCGGTTTCCTTGGCTTCAACGCCTCCCTTGCCGATGGCCAAGTCGGCCTTGCGGACCTGCATGCGAGCCGTCGTGACAGGTGGCCCGTTCTGGATGGCCTGAGCGCAATCCGCCACCAGTTGCTCGTTGTCGAACTCCACCCGGTAGGTAGTCTTGTGTTTGATGCGGTTCCAGAGGGATTGAAAGGCCTCGCCATGGAGAATGGCCTGACGGGTCTTGATCGTGACTCGCTCGTCGGCGTTCTTGATCTCCAGCTTGCCTGCCAGTTTGCGCAAAATATCCCGCACCTGGGGCAGGTGTGGCTGGAAAGGCTCTGGGAGTGGCAGGGTTCCCTCTTTTATCGCCGTTCTCAGGGAATCTTGAACCTTGCCCTTGGCATCCACCAGGCCTGCGTCCTTGAGGTGGTTCCAAAGGCGTTTCGAGGCCTCAATGCCCATGGGCGTGGTTTGTCCATCGGCGTTGGTGACCGGAATGGTCGCGAACACATGTTGCTCCACCATGCCAAAACGAATCCCGGTGTCTTTCTCGATTTCCGTTTGCAGGTTCGCGGCGAATTGCTCGTAGCTCTCGGTGGCAATGACGGTCAGGGTGTTGAGGTCGAAACCGCGCAACCGTTCCCCCTGCTGGTTGACGCAGAGGCGCAACCCCCGACCAATGGACTGGCGCCGGGCCATCTCCGTGCCCATGTCGCGCAACACGCAGATCTGGAAGACGTTGGGATTGTCCCATCCCTCCCGCAGGGCGGAATGGGAGAAGATGAATTTCAACCGGGTATCGAAGCTGAGAAGCCTTTCCTTGTCACGCATGATCAGGGTGTAGGCGCGTTCGGCGTTATCCCGGTTGGCTTGGTTGTTTTCGGCGGTATCGGCCCAGCGGCCCTTCTTGTCGATGGAAAAATATCCCTCATGGACCTCTTCGGGCGTAGCGCGGGTGTCCACATCCTGGAACAAAGTGTGATATTTGGGTTTGGCGATGGCTCGGCGGTATTCCTCCTCGAACATCACCGCATACTTGCCCTTCATGGGGGAGCCATCGGGGCCATAGGCGCGGTAATGCTCGACGACATCGATGAAAAAGAGCGAGAGCACCTTGATTCCCTGGGGGCGCAGGCGCAGTTCCTTGTCGAGATGCTCCTCGATGGTGCGGCGGATCATCTGCCGTTTGATGGCGTCCGAGTCCACGTCGCCCATGGCCTCACCCAGACGCAGGGAGAGTTCCTGGTTGGCCAACTCCAAAAATTCCTCGCCTGCCTTGCAGCCGATATTCTGCACCAGACAACCGGCATAGATGGGGCGGCCCGTGAGCTGTTCCAGATCATCGCCCGCCTTCACGGTCTTGACCATCCGGCGCACCTGGGTCGCCTGCTGACAATCCAACTCCACCCGGGCGGTGATGCCACGCTTGTTGCTGGTCTCCAATAACTTGACGTAGGGCTTGTTGTGTCCGCCTTGCACCAGAAGAGAGGCCACCTCGATCTGTTTCACCAGCTTGCGTTCGTAGGCGTCCACGGCATCCAGGCGATAGAGCATGTGGTGTTTGTCGGCGTGGGTGGCGGAATAGCGCAGGGTGCAGAGGGGGTGCATCTCACCCAACGCCTTCTTGCCCTGGCCTTCCAAACCGCCATCCACGCTTTGCGGTTCATCGACGATGACGATGGGACGGGTGGCGCGGATCAGGTCGATGGGACGTTCCCCGCCGGTTTTCTCGGTCTCCTTGTAGAGGTTGTTGACCTCCTTCTTGTTGATGGCCCCCACCGTCACCACCATGATCTGGATATGGGGGCTGGTGGCGAAATTGCGCACCTGTCCCAACTTGCCGGAGTCGTACAGAAAATAGTCGAAGGGGGTATTGGCGTAGAGCCCTTTGAAGTGGTCCGCCATGATCTGGAGAGACTTGTAGACCCCCTCCTTGATGGCCACCGACGGCACCACGATGACGAACTTGGTGAAGCCGTACCGCTGGTGCAACTCGAAGATGGTGCGCAGATAGACGTAGGTCTTGCCGGTTCCGGTCTCCATTTCCACGGTGAAGTCGCCGGAAGCCAGGGAATCCGACGGGCGCAAACCGTTTTTCAGTTGGACCTCGTGCAGGTTGGCCAGGAGTTCGTCATCCAGCATGCGCAGGCGGTTGCCGATGCCAAGGGCTTGCTCCTCCTCTTTTCCCTTGAAAAGCCCGCCATAAGACCGGCTGACCGTGAACTCGGTGCGGCACGCCTCCTGTCCCCGAAAGAGATCGCACACCGCTTCGATGGCGGCAAGCTGATAGTCCAGGTCGGGCTCGAAGTGGAGTTTCATTTTTTTTCTTCCGGTCTGGGTAGCTGTTTCACCATGCGGTCGAAGTCCGATTCCAGTTGATGATCGGCCATTACGCGGAACGTTTCATATTCTCTCTCGGCATGTTCTTTCGCCATCTGCGCCGACACCTTGCCTGCATCTTGCAGGATTTCCCGGTCGTTCAAGGTCAGAAACCCTTCCAGCTTCCTGACCCAGTCCCCCATAGTCATGGGGATGCGCCGCTCGGCCTGGGATTCGGCGAAGATCAGATATTGTTCCGCCAGATTGTTCAAGGCGCGCAATTCGTCCTCGTGCAGGTAGTTTTTGGCAATGACCACGTCCGCCTTGCGCACCCGCGCCCCTTCCCAGTTGGTCAGACCCATGTTGGGCAGGGTGCTCTTGGCGCGCTCTGCAATCAACTCGGCGGCGGTGTGGCCATGGATGGCATAGTGGACCTTGTTCTGCACCGTGGCGAAGAACTCCTGGGTCATGGGATGGTGCGGATCATAATCCACGCTGGTGGCGTAAATATCGGTGATCTTCTGATAAAAGCGCCGCTCGCTGGTGCGGATGTCCTGGAGGCGGCGGGTCAGCTCGTCGAAGTAGTCCGGTCCCTTGCCGGGGTTCTTCAGCCGCTCGTCATCCAATACAAATCCCTTGATGATGTACTCCTTCAGCTTGTCGCTGGCCCACTGACGAAAGCGTACCCCCGCCGGGCTGCGCACTCGGTAGCCCAAAGCCAGCACCATATCCAGATTATAATGTTCAACCTCCCGCACCACGTCCCGAGAGCCTTCCTTTTGAACTGTTCGGAAATACCGAACAGTTGCCTCCGGCTTCAGCTCCCCATCCTCGAAGACATGGGCAATGTGCTCGCTGATGGTTGCCTTGGACTTGCCGAACAGCTCCGTAAGCTGTTTCTGGTTGAGCCACAGGGTTTGGTTGTCCAGCACCACCTGCAAGCGGGTGCGGCCATCCTCGGTCTGGTAGAGCAGAATCTCCCCGGTGGGAGGCAGGGTATTCGAGGCCATGATCTCCCCCCTCACAGGCTGCGAATCCCGGCCAACTCGCTGGCGGGCAGGTTTTGCTCCAGGATGGCCGCCAGATTGGTCTTGGCCACATCGTCGAAGGCGTTGTCCCGGAAGACGAAGGTGGTGGAGACCGCAGGGGCCAGTTCCCGCCGCCAATCCAGGAGGCCCTGGGCCAGGGGGTCCACCTCCTTGCGGGTGATCTCCTCCGCCAGACAGACCAGCAACGCCCCACCGCCGATGGCGTGGACCGCCTTTCCGGCGATGGTCCGGGTCGTCATGGGCACGGTCAGTTCCAACCCTAGCTTGAGGAGGAGTTCAAACAGGAGATCCTGTTCGGAGCGATCCGGGAGGATATGATCGACGTGATCCAGCAGGGTTCGGTTCAGGTCTTCGGGGTTGGGATCCCAGGGTTTGAGGTTGCTGGCGTCCAGCTTGAAGACACGGAAACCCCGGTCCTGTTTGGCTCCATCACTCAGGTCGAGTTGACCTGCCTCCGTATCGTTGAGCTTCTTGATGACCCGCCGCACCCGCTCCTTGGTGATCTCGGCAATGGTGGGGTATTCCTTTTGACCGGTGGGTTCGGGGAGTTGAACCAGGATGAACCGGCGGTTGCCGCCATCCTGTTTGTTCAGATCGAGAACGGCGTGGGCGGTGGTGCCGGAACCGGCGAAGAAGTCCAATACGATATAATCAGT is a window of Magnetococcales bacterium DNA encoding:
- a CDS encoding TraY domain-containing protein, which encodes MQHDDQPGRNNVTISFSDEMYQELLDAAYENDRELDQEIVARLEDSLEFYRHGLVFSEAVIKFMNNLRKANAIQSENQRSLDEVLILMEEMVPGLKVQIEERMRKQQH
- a CDS encoding DEAD/DEAH box helicase family protein gives rise to the protein MKLHFEPDLDYQLAAIEAVCDLFRGQEACRTEFTVSRSYGGLFKGKEEEQALGIGNRLRMLDDELLANLHEVQLKNGLRPSDSLASGDFTVEMETGTGKTYVYLRTIFELHQRYGFTKFVIVVPSVAIKEGVYKSLQIMADHFKGLYANTPFDYFLYDSGKLGQVRNFATSPHIQIMVVTVGAINKKEVNNLYKETEKTGGERPIDLIRATRPIVIVDEPQSVDGGLEGQGKKALGEMHPLCTLRYSATHADKHHMLYRLDAVDAYERKLVKQIEVASLLVQGGHNKPYVKLLETSNKRGITARVELDCQQATQVRRMVKTVKAGDDLEQLTGRPIYAGCLVQNIGCKAGEEFLELANQELSLRLGEAMGDVDSDAIKRQMIRRTIEEHLDKELRLRPQGIKVLSLFFIDVVEHYRAYGPDGSPMKGKYAVMFEEEYRRAIAKPKYHTLFQDVDTRATPEEVHEGYFSIDKKGRWADTAENNQANRDNAERAYTLIMRDKERLLSFDTRLKFIFSHSALREGWDNPNVFQICVLRDMGTEMARRQSIGRGLRLCVNQQGERLRGFDLNTLTVIATESYEQFAANLQTEIEKDTGIRFGMVEQHVFATIPVTNADGQTTPMGIEASKRLWNHLKDAGLVDAKGKVQDSLRTAIKEGTLPLPEPFQPHLPQVRDILRKLAGKLEIKNADERVTIKTRQAILHGEAFQSLWNRIKHKTTYRVEFDNEQLVADCAQAIQNGPPVTTARMQVRKADLAIGKGGVEAKETAQSAPVVIEEHDIELPDLLTVLQDQTRLTRGSIVRILTRSERLEDFRRNPQQFIELASESINRAKRLALVDGIRYQRIGDDHYYAQELFEQEELTGYLKELLQDTQKSVYEHVVYDSAGVERSFAEQLEKNEAVRVYAKLPGWFKVPTPLGTYNPDWAVLVEKDGEERIYFVVETKGGLFADELRDKENAKITCGRSHFQALAVDENPARYIVATKVDDMMGYV
- a CDS encoding virulence RhuM family protein, which encodes MASNTLPPTGEILLYQTEDGRTRLQVVLDNQTLWLNQKQLTELFGKSKATISEHIAHVFEDGELKPEATVRYFRTVQKEGSRDVVREVEHYNLDMVLALGYRVRSPAGVRFRQWASDKLKEYIIKGFVLDDERLKNPGKGPDYFDELTRRLQDIRTSERRFYQKITDIYATSVDYDPHHPMTQEFFATVQNKVHYAIHGHTAAELIAERAKSTLPNMGLTNWEGARVRKADVVIAKNYLHEDELRALNNLAEQYLIFAESQAERRIPMTMGDWVRKLEGFLTLNDREILQDAGKVSAQMAKEHAEREYETFRVMADHQLESDFDRMVKQLPRPEEKK